The following coding sequences are from one Desulfosporosinus orientis DSM 765 window:
- a CDS encoding methionine ABC transporter permease — protein MAWADIFQLFLPATGETLYMVAASTILAYLIGLPLGIILVVTSPGHILPNPWVERTLGTVINILRSAPFIILLVALIPFTRAIVGTSVGTTAAIVPLVISAAPFVARVVESSLKEVPHGVIEAALSMGASPRQIIQKVLLPEAKASLILGVAITTISVIGYTAMAGAVGGGGLGDLAIQYGYNRFRTDIMIVTVVILVVIVQIIQSLGTTLARKLTH, from the coding sequence GTGGCTTGGGCTGATATATTCCAACTTTTTCTTCCGGCAACGGGTGAAACCCTCTATATGGTTGCTGCTTCTACCATTCTGGCTTACCTGATCGGACTCCCTTTAGGAATTATTCTGGTTGTAACCTCACCCGGCCATATTTTGCCCAACCCATGGGTTGAACGAACCCTGGGTACTGTCATTAACATCTTGCGTTCTGCTCCCTTTATCATCTTATTGGTCGCCTTAATCCCTTTCACCCGGGCAATTGTCGGCACGTCTGTTGGTACAACCGCCGCCATTGTTCCTCTCGTGATATCCGCTGCTCCCTTTGTGGCCAGAGTAGTGGAAAGTTCTCTGAAAGAAGTTCCTCATGGTGTCATTGAGGCGGCACTGTCCATGGGAGCATCTCCCAGACAGATTATCCAAAAAGTGCTTCTGCCCGAAGCAAAGGCCTCACTTATTTTAGGCGTTGCCATCACGACCATTAGTGTCATAGGTTACACAGCCATGGCCGGAGCAGTTGGCGGAGGCGGATTAGGCGACTTAGCCATTCAATATGGCTACAACCGTTTCCGCACCGACATCATGATCGTCACCGTGGTCATTCTTGTCGTGATCGTTCAAATCATACAGTCTCTCGGAACCACTTTGGCACGCAAACTCACTCATTAA
- the hisZ gene encoding ATP phosphoribosyltransferase regulatory subunit: protein MQRTNLGLRIPKGMRDLLPEEIAVQESLEEKILTLFKQWSYQKILTPTLEYSACVQPDVEQEDLLYKFFDREGHILTLRPELTIPIARLVSTRMRGGEFPLRLCYGADVYRNSNVRHREFRQVGVELVGSDQELADAEVIALAVEAIAGLGLKNYQFNLGHMGIFSGLMLEAGVDEGIRVKLEEVLARKDMVGVELCVRQSGLPERVQELLLRLPHFRGGEEILDEVLGWSERPAIREAVESLRTIYRYLEDFGVQANVALDLGILRGFSYYTGAVFEGYVPGIGFPVVEGGRYDALYADFGLPQPATGFAIHLGNLLEQFPLPVVEGADVLVYGSDAQKVIRQCQTLRAQGKKVELALGVSGKETAELAAQLKNIKEILCVE from the coding sequence ATGCAGAGAACAAATTTAGGATTGCGTATTCCCAAAGGAATGCGGGATTTACTGCCTGAGGAAATCGCTGTACAAGAGAGTTTAGAAGAAAAGATACTGACACTTTTTAAACAATGGTCTTATCAGAAAATATTAACACCGACACTGGAGTATTCTGCTTGTGTTCAGCCTGATGTGGAACAAGAAGATTTGCTATATAAATTTTTCGATCGTGAAGGACATATTCTGACCCTGCGGCCGGAACTGACCATACCTATTGCCCGCTTAGTAAGCACACGTATGCGCGGTGGAGAATTTCCACTGCGCTTGTGTTATGGAGCTGACGTTTATCGGAATTCTAATGTGAGACATAGAGAATTTCGCCAGGTGGGAGTTGAATTGGTAGGTTCCGATCAAGAGCTTGCCGATGCGGAGGTTATTGCTCTTGCCGTTGAAGCCATTGCCGGTTTAGGCTTGAAGAATTATCAGTTCAACCTGGGCCATATGGGTATTTTTTCGGGACTGATGCTGGAAGCCGGAGTTGATGAAGGGATACGGGTTAAGCTGGAAGAAGTGTTAGCCCGTAAGGATATGGTAGGTGTTGAACTTTGTGTCAGACAAAGCGGTCTGCCGGAACGGGTTCAGGAACTGCTGCTGCGGCTGCCCCATTTTAGGGGAGGAGAGGAAATTCTGGATGAGGTCCTGGGCTGGAGCGAACGGCCGGCCATTAGGGAGGCTGTAGAAAGCTTAAGAACCATTTATCGATATTTGGAGGACTTCGGAGTACAGGCCAATGTTGCCTTAGATTTAGGCATACTCCGCGGCTTTTCCTATTATACCGGGGCCGTATTTGAGGGCTATGTTCCGGGAATAGGTTTTCCGGTAGTTGAGGGAGGACGTTACGATGCTCTCTACGCCGATTTCGGCCTGCCTCAGCCGGCCACAGGTTTTGCCATACATCTGGGCAATTTGTTGGAACAGTTTCCCCTTCCAGTTGTTGAAGGTGCTGATGTACTGGTTTATGGATCAGATGCCCAAAAGGTGATTCGACAATGTCAGACCTTAAGAGCTCAGGGTAAAAAAGTTGAGTTGGCTTTGGGGGTTTCGGGGAAGGAGACAGCAGAATTGGCGGCGCAACTTAAAAATATTAAGGAGATTTTGTGTGTTGAGTAG
- a CDS encoding ABC transporter substrate-binding protein: MLSRRIISLVPSATEMLYYMGLETRIVGVTEHCNFPEEAKSKYKIGTFAQPQLTRILYLEPDLVLADEAIHRKTIRELEKSNIPVLSATPITVEDIFTLMNKLGILTQTQNKAVPLVTSLRDRAETLSQNPIARRPRVFRLMSTGTYITPGPKAFQYDALQLAGAQMMNLDGSKPYVQVSWRQIEEFDPEIILFCGVNKGQPLPEKCKGCPAKLPICHRTAEDIFGEEWQRISAVRENRVYPISCHTICRPGPRLIDGIEKLRQLFE; this comes from the coding sequence GTGTTGAGTAGAAGAATCATTTCCTTGGTTCCATCGGCTACAGAAATGCTTTACTACATGGGCCTGGAAACACGTATTGTCGGTGTAACCGAACACTGTAATTTCCCGGAGGAAGCCAAGTCTAAATATAAAATAGGTACCTTTGCTCAGCCTCAGCTAACGAGGATTTTATATCTGGAGCCGGACCTGGTCTTAGCTGATGAGGCCATCCACAGAAAAACCATTAGGGAACTGGAAAAAAGCAATATTCCAGTTCTCTCAGCAACCCCAATAACAGTTGAGGATATCTTTACCCTTATGAATAAACTAGGCATCCTGACTCAAACTCAAAACAAGGCAGTGCCTCTGGTGACTTCGTTGAGGGACAGAGCAGAGACTTTGAGTCAAAATCCAATTGCGCGAAGGCCAAGAGTTTTTCGTCTCATGAGTACAGGGACTTACATTACCCCTGGGCCCAAAGCGTTTCAGTACGATGCTCTCCAGTTAGCAGGAGCTCAAATGATGAACCTGGATGGGAGCAAGCCTTATGTACAGGTAAGCTGGCGGCAGATTGAAGAATTTGACCCGGAAATAATATTATTTTGCGGGGTTAATAAAGGGCAGCCTTTGCCGGAAAAATGTAAAGGCTGCCCGGCTAAACTGCCTATTTGTCATAGAACCGCTGAAGATATCTTCGGCGAAGAATGGCAGCGCATCTCAGCGGTTCGGGAAAACCGGGTTTATCCCATCTCTTGTCATACTATCTGCCGGCCCGGTCCCAGGCTCATTGATGGAATAGAGAAGCTTCGCCAGCTTTTCGAGTAG
- a CDS encoding 6-phosphofructokinase, whose amino-acid sequence MRKLAVLTGGGDCPGLNAVIRAIVKSAHGYGVEVLGIRDGFRGAVEEDFIPLSLKDVSGILPRGGTILGTTNRDNPFAYPTKPNGVIQPLDRSEDVLENLKNNQVDALLAIGGDGSLNIALKFANKGLKVIGIPKTIDNDLMSTDQTFGFQTAVDTAQEALDRLHTTAESHHRVMILEVMGRYAGWIALYAGVAGGADVILIPEIPYNLNRVALSVQNRAKQGKKFSIIVAAEGAKPLGGEMVVERMMKGRIDPVKLGGIGAKIARDLEEHYGLETRVTVLGHLQRGGSPNAYDRVLSTRYGTAAVDAALEGEFGVMVALQGKEIVRVPLQEAVDHIKLVPLNNPLLVAARTLGMEFGD is encoded by the coding sequence TTGCGCAAACTTGCGGTACTTACGGGCGGAGGGGATTGTCCCGGTCTTAATGCGGTGATCAGGGCAATCGTTAAAAGCGCCCATGGATATGGTGTTGAAGTATTGGGAATCAGAGATGGATTTCGCGGAGCTGTTGAGGAGGACTTTATCCCTCTTTCACTTAAGGACGTTTCCGGAATTTTACCGCGAGGGGGTACTATTTTAGGAACAACTAATCGCGACAACCCCTTTGCTTATCCCACCAAACCGAACGGAGTTATTCAGCCTTTGGATCGTTCCGAAGATGTGCTGGAGAACTTAAAGAACAACCAGGTCGATGCCCTATTAGCAATTGGCGGGGACGGCAGTCTGAACATTGCCCTGAAGTTTGCCAATAAAGGGCTTAAAGTGATTGGAATTCCCAAGACAATTGACAATGATTTGATGTCAACGGATCAAACTTTCGGTTTTCAAACAGCAGTGGATACGGCTCAGGAAGCTTTAGACCGCTTGCATACCACGGCAGAATCTCATCACCGGGTTATGATTCTTGAAGTCATGGGCCGTTATGCGGGCTGGATTGCCTTGTATGCCGGAGTTGCTGGGGGAGCTGATGTCATACTTATTCCGGAAATACCCTACAACCTTAACAGGGTGGCTCTAAGTGTTCAAAACAGGGCTAAGCAAGGGAAAAAATTCAGCATTATTGTAGCAGCTGAAGGGGCTAAGCCCTTGGGGGGCGAAATGGTCGTTGAACGCATGATGAAAGGGCGGATTGATCCTGTAAAATTAGGCGGGATCGGCGCTAAAATCGCCCGGGATCTTGAAGAACACTATGGCCTGGAAACCCGGGTAACCGTACTGGGACATCTGCAGAGGGGAGGTTCCCCTAACGCTTATGACCGGGTGCTGTCAACACGCTACGGCACGGCAGCGGTGGATGCCGCTCTGGAAGGAGAATTTGGCGTGATGGTTGCCCTTCAGGGTAAGGAGATTGTGCGCGTTCCTCTTCAGGAAGCCGTTGACCATATTAAGCTTGTGCCTTTAAACAATCCTTTGTTGGTTGCAGCTCGGACCTTGGGTATGGAGTTTGGTGATTAA
- a CDS encoding MetQ/NlpA family ABC transporter substrate-binding protein, translating to MLKIKNQRCLTIFIAALVTLSLVLSGCGSKTEAPKSGSDSSAATVLKVGATPIPHAEILEFVKPALKKEGIDLQIVSYTDYVRPNLDLDTGDIDANFFQHTPYLESFNKDHSLNNVSIAKVHIEPMGVYSDKIKKLDDLEAGATIAIPNDPSNGGRALALLAKAGIITLKDGVGIMGTVNDIQNNPKQLKITPLDAPQLPRVLQDPKISAAVINTNYALEGGLNPLNDSIVMEDKDSPYANILVVKDSRKDDPALQKLAKALTSPEVKKFIEEKYKGSIVPAF from the coding sequence ATGTTAAAAATCAAGAACCAGCGCTGCTTAACTATTTTCATTGCTGCATTAGTCACTCTTTCCCTCGTACTGTCCGGCTGCGGCAGTAAAACCGAAGCTCCCAAAAGCGGGTCCGACTCATCAGCTGCCACCGTACTGAAAGTCGGAGCAACCCCCATCCCCCATGCTGAAATCTTAGAATTCGTAAAACCTGCCCTGAAAAAAGAAGGAATTGACCTGCAAATCGTGAGCTATACCGATTATGTTCGTCCGAACCTGGACTTGGATACAGGAGACATTGACGCTAACTTTTTCCAACACACCCCCTATTTGGAGTCTTTTAATAAAGATCATTCTTTAAATAATGTATCCATTGCTAAAGTACACATCGAGCCCATGGGTGTCTATTCCGACAAAATTAAAAAGCTTGACGACCTAGAAGCAGGAGCTACCATAGCAATTCCAAATGATCCTTCCAACGGCGGCCGAGCTCTGGCTTTATTGGCCAAAGCCGGTATTATTACTCTGAAAGACGGCGTAGGAATTATGGGAACTGTCAACGACATCCAAAACAATCCCAAACAGCTGAAGATCACTCCCCTAGATGCTCCTCAGCTGCCCAGAGTACTTCAGGACCCAAAAATCAGCGCTGCTGTTATCAACACGAATTACGCTTTGGAAGGCGGACTAAATCCTCTCAATGATTCCATCGTCATGGAAGATAAAGATTCACCTTATGCTAATATCCTCGTTGTCAAAGACAGCCGGAAAGACGACCCTGCTTTACAAAAACTTGCGAAAGCCCTGACATCTCCTGAGGTTAAAAAGTTCATCGAAGAAAAATACAAAGGATCCATCGTTCCTGCTTTTTAA
- a CDS encoding methionine ABC transporter ATP-binding protein, with the protein MIQIKQLVKKYSSRQGQVVALDHVNLHISPGSIYGIIGLSGAGKSTLVRCLNLLEKPSGGEIIVAGQNLTALSSKELRKARQNIGMIFQHFYLLQSRTVAENIAFPLEIAGTPKKEISQRVKELLHLVGLEDKAAAYPAQLSGGQKQRVGIARALATKPQVLLCDEATSALDPQTTLSILNLLRDINQKLGLTIVMITHEMKVIKEICTDIAVIHEAHIVENGPVESVFIKPQSDIARQFISTIFPNELPEDLLKELATHRDSEIVRIQFLGSRASDPIITDLLRTCDVRANILYGSIDHLRSTLFGTLTLELQGSPDQLQEARRYLASRDLNVEVVQSGLG; encoded by the coding sequence TTGATTCAGATTAAACAATTAGTTAAAAAATACTCATCCCGCCAGGGTCAGGTTGTCGCCCTTGATCATGTTAATTTGCATATTTCGCCGGGATCAATCTACGGTATTATCGGTTTAAGCGGCGCCGGGAAGAGCACGCTGGTACGCTGCTTAAATCTCCTTGAGAAACCCTCAGGCGGTGAAATCATTGTTGCCGGGCAAAACTTGACTGCTCTTTCCAGTAAAGAACTTCGCAAAGCTCGCCAGAATATCGGCATGATCTTTCAGCACTTTTATCTCCTCCAATCCCGGACTGTAGCTGAAAACATCGCCTTCCCCTTAGAAATTGCCGGAACTCCAAAAAAGGAAATTTCTCAAAGGGTCAAAGAGCTGCTGCATCTCGTCGGCCTGGAAGACAAAGCAGCTGCTTACCCAGCACAGCTGAGCGGCGGCCAAAAGCAGCGAGTTGGCATTGCCCGAGCCCTTGCTACAAAACCCCAGGTTCTCTTGTGCGACGAAGCCACATCAGCCTTAGACCCCCAAACCACCCTTTCAATTTTAAATCTCCTGCGGGATATTAACCAAAAACTCGGCTTAACCATTGTCATGATTACCCATGAGATGAAAGTTATCAAAGAGATTTGCACTGACATAGCGGTAATCCACGAAGCTCATATTGTAGAAAACGGTCCAGTCGAGTCTGTTTTCATTAAACCTCAGTCCGATATTGCACGTCAGTTTATTTCAACAATTTTTCCCAACGAACTGCCAGAGGACTTATTAAAGGAACTGGCCACCCATCGTGACTCAGAGATTGTCCGCATTCAATTTCTCGGTTCCAGAGCTTCAGATCCGATTATCACCGATTTGCTGCGCACCTGTGATGTCCGGGCGAATATCCTCTATGGGAGCATCGATCATTTAAGATCCACCCTCTTTGGCACATTGACCCTGGAACTGCAAGGCAGCCCGGATCAGCTTCAAGAAGCCCGGCGCTATTTAGCATCCAGAGATTTAAACGTGGAGGTGGTTCAAAGTGGCTTGGGCTGA
- a CDS encoding YerC/YecD family TrpR-related protein: MSSDERLQNPLTDALAEAFLLLRNKEECYRFFEDIATVAEIKSLAQRLEVAKMLQRNETYTTITEVTGASTATISRVKRCLNFGADGYQLILRRLQEQENQKKDSSEGES; encoded by the coding sequence ATGTCCAGCGATGAGCGTTTACAGAATCCCTTAACAGATGCCCTGGCCGAAGCATTTTTGTTGCTTAGGAACAAAGAAGAGTGTTATCGATTCTTTGAAGATATCGCAACGGTCGCAGAAATAAAATCTTTAGCCCAGCGTTTAGAAGTGGCTAAAATGCTGCAGCGAAATGAGACCTATACCACTATTACTGAAGTTACGGGAGCAAGTACGGCGACAATCAGCCGGGTAAAACGCTGTTTGAATTTTGGCGCTGATGGCTATCAGCTGATTTTGAGGCGTTTGCAGGAACAAGAGAATCAAAAAAAAGACAGCAGTGAAGGAGAGTCATAA